From Nitrosopumilus zosterae, the proteins below share one genomic window:
- a CDS encoding NADH-quinone oxidoreductase subunit C, with protein MSSDLEKPSVDVKPEEKSTPPTKKPEEKPADLPAFEKGISEKIIEKFGDKVQVAFVKVNRVGINVSRENVHEVAEFIRDGLNYDHVESVSGVDYPQDKEIEVVYHIGSYTDSSLASQILVLSTRAQREENPIPGNDATKLPTLRDVFYSVEFHEREIFEMFGVYFEGHPDNRRLLLPEDWADLPPLRKDFAIKGR; from the coding sequence ATGAGTTCTGATCTTGAAAAACCATCTGTAGATGTAAAACCCGAAGAGAAATCTACACCACCCACAAAAAAACCTGAAGAAAAACCTGCAGATTTACCTGCATTTGAAAAAGGAATTTCAGAAAAAATTATAGAAAAATTCGGTGATAAAGTTCAAGTTGCATTTGTTAAAGTGAATAGAGTTGGAATTAATGTAAGCCGAGAAAATGTTCATGAAGTTGCTGAATTCATTCGTGATGGATTAAACTATGATCATGTGGAATCTGTTTCTGGTGTAGATTATCCTCAAGACAAAGAAATAGAAGTTGTTTACCATATTGGATCTTATACTGATTCTTCATTAGCAAGCCAGATTCTTGTTTTATCAACTAGGGCACAAAGAGAAGAAAATCCAATTCCTGGAAATGATGCAACTAAACTTCCAACTCTAAGAGATGTTTTTTACAGTGTAGAATTTCATGAAAGAGAAATTTTTGAAATGTTTGGGGTTTACTTTGAAGGACATCCTGATAATAGACGATTGCTTTTACCAGAAGATTGGGCAGATTTACCACCACTTAGAAAGGATTTTGCAATAAAGGGAAGATGA
- a CDS encoding redoxin domain-containing protein translates to MSLNIGDIAPNFELPDTELKLRTLDDFKGGKIVLSFIVAASSPVCETELCNFRDSWKEISDLGAKVVAISNDGPFANKAFAEKNHFNFPLLGDYSSKTIRDYGILMPDLLHIKGYNAAKRSVFIVNEDGKIGYKWVSEDPLKEPNYEEIKNFLK, encoded by the coding sequence ATGTCATTGAATATCGGAGATATTGCTCCTAACTTTGAGCTTCCAGATACAGAATTAAAGTTGCGGACTTTGGATGATTTTAAAGGCGGAAAAATTGTTTTGTCATTCATAGTTGCTGCAAGTTCCCCAGTTTGTGAAACCGAACTGTGTAATTTTAGAGATTCCTGGAAAGAAATTTCAGATTTAGGTGCAAAAGTAGTAGCAATCAGTAATGATGGTCCATTTGCAAACAAAGCATTTGCAGAAAAAAATCACTTTAATTTTCCATTGTTGGGAGATTACAGTAGTAAGACAATTCGTGATTACGGAATTTTAATGCCAGACTTACTGCACATTAAAGGCTACAATGCAGCAAAACGTTCGGTCTTTATTGTTAATGAAGATGGAAAAATTGGTTACAAATGGGTTTCAGAAGACCCATTAAAAGAACCAAACTATGAAGAAATTAAAAATTTCCTGAAATAG
- the nuoH gene encoding NADH-quinone oxidoreductase subunit NuoH, giving the protein MSVIAPKFKLSEFIKSLLDNAFWILFLLVLVGIPAVFMVLFAIEMPVINGELLTPFLALTWIADPSRTLPIIKAFMATDIFRVMAFPGFGFAALLAAGTIFVERKMLAKLQLRVGPFYCGKVEGILQLMGDGLKLISKEIIIPAKADKPIFWAAPVMFVGAAAAFVALIPVAPGWVVADVDLGLLGVFAVIGFFPIITILSAWSANSKFPFIGGIRALFQMVSFEIPLILSLLGVVILTGTLNLSEIAASQSSFPWIVFLPVGAVVFFITMLAELERIPFDLPEAESEIVAGWLTELSGMMYGLVQLGTYLKLYAFAALFVVLFLGGWNGPMVVPPFPAEILTDGIVMGPITAKIPGLPVFTQEMLNGTLWFILKTVGVIFFILLPRGVFPRIRIDMLLSLGWTKLIGLAFVNIFIALGLLYAGVLGPGGLQ; this is encoded by the coding sequence ATGTCAGTAATTGCGCCAAAATTCAAACTAAGTGAATTTATCAAATCATTGCTTGACAATGCATTCTGGATATTATTCCTTTTAGTTTTGGTTGGCATTCCAGCAGTTTTCATGGTTTTATTTGCAATCGAAATGCCCGTAATTAATGGTGAATTACTTACACCATTTCTTGCTCTCACATGGATAGCAGATCCATCTAGAACACTCCCAATCATCAAAGCATTCATGGCAACTGATATTTTCAGAGTAATGGCATTTCCAGGATTTGGTTTTGCAGCATTGCTTGCTGCAGGTACCATATTTGTTGAAAGAAAAATGCTTGCAAAATTACAATTACGAGTTGGTCCTTTTTACTGTGGAAAAGTTGAAGGTATACTACAATTAATGGGGGATGGACTAAAATTAATCTCAAAAGAAATTATAATTCCGGCAAAAGCTGACAAGCCCATTTTTTGGGCAGCTCCCGTAATGTTCGTTGGTGCAGCTGCAGCGTTTGTTGCATTAATTCCTGTTGCTCCAGGTTGGGTGGTTGCAGATGTAGATCTTGGTTTACTTGGAGTGTTTGCAGTAATTGGATTTTTCCCAATCATCACAATTCTTTCTGCATGGTCTGCAAATAGTAAGTTCCCCTTCATTGGTGGTATCAGAGCTTTATTCCAGATGGTTTCATTTGAAATTCCGTTAATTCTATCTTTGTTAGGAGTTGTTATCCTAACTGGAACTCTAAACTTGTCTGAAATTGCAGCAAGTCAATCTAGCTTTCCATGGATTGTATTTTTGCCTGTTGGTGCTGTTGTCTTCTTTATTACCATGCTTGCAGAATTAGAAAGAATTCCATTTGACTTGCCAGAGGCAGAAAGTGAAATTGTTGCTGGTTGGTTAACTGAATTATCTGGAATGATGTATGGTCTTGTTCAATTAGGAACCTATCTGAAACTTTATGCATTTGCGGCATTGTTTGTAGTGTTGTTCCTTGGTGGATGGAATGGTCCAATGGTTGTTCCTCCATTCCCGGCAGAAATTCTTACAGATGGAATTGTAATGGGCCCAATTACTGCCAAAATCCCTGGTTTGCCTGTATTTACACAAGAAATGCTTAATGGAACACTTTGGTTTATTCTAAAAACTGTAGGAGTGATCTTCTTCATATTATTGCCCAGGGGAGTATTTCCTAGAATTAGAATTGACATGTTATTGAGTCTTGGTTGGACCAAATTAATTGGTCTTGCATTCGTTAACATCTTTATTGCTCTAGGATTGCTTTACGCTGGAGTGTTAGGACCGGGAGGATTACAATAA
- a CDS encoding NADH-quinone oxidoreductase subunit J family protein: MADAVFLALTVITIGSAIAALELRSLIYGSIALMGTLGGIAGFFFLLDSPFVALFQLAVYVGSIAVLILFTVMLVKRELIFKKIEDKRRKFAGIGLMLVVMVALGAVFLDSGIKTMTTDEPPVDFRDIGTDFVTYYWPALILMGLILAGSVTGALVLAKREDVENDQRAS; encoded by the coding sequence ATGGCTGATGCCGTATTTTTAGCATTAACCGTAATAACAATTGGTTCGGCAATTGCCGCACTTGAATTACGATCTTTGATTTATGGTTCAATTGCGTTAATGGGGACCCTTGGCGGTATTGCGGGATTCTTTTTCTTGTTGGATTCTCCATTTGTTGCGTTATTTCAATTGGCAGTTTATGTTGGTTCTATAGCTGTCTTGATTTTGTTTACCGTTATGTTAGTAAAAAGAGAATTAATTTTCAAAAAAATTGAAGATAAACGAAGAAAGTTTGCAGGAATTGGATTAATGTTAGTAGTCATGGTTGCATTGGGAGCTGTATTCCTAGATTCTGGAATAAAAACAATGACTACTGATGAACCTCCAGTTGATTTTAGAGATATTGGTACAGACTTTGTGACATATTATTGGCCTGCATTGATATTGATGGGATTAATTTTAGCCGGTTCTGTAACTGGTGCATTAGTTTTAGCCAAACGTGAGGATGTGGAGAATGACCAGCGAGCTAGTTGA
- a CDS encoding acetyl-CoA carboxylase biotin carboxyl carrier protein subunit, which translates to MDYKITDIEKSFEGKILQNLGNNDYVIKVNDNEHQLKIISMNSSGIEFILDQKYHNAKYLEQSTNEMNIVVDNVPIIINRHSHFDEVVYKHSGGAGAGNAQLSLKSQIPGKVVSIAVSEGDSVKKGDVICTLESMKMQVSVKAHKDGVVKSLKIKETATVAKGDPIADIE; encoded by the coding sequence ATGGATTACAAAATAACTGATATTGAAAAATCATTTGAAGGAAAAATTCTACAAAATCTAGGCAATAACGATTATGTAATTAAAGTAAATGATAACGAACATCAATTAAAAATTATTAGTATGAATTCAAGCGGAATTGAATTTATTTTAGATCAGAAATATCATAACGCAAAATATCTTGAACAATCAACCAATGAAATGAATATTGTTGTAGATAACGTTCCAATTATTATTAATCGTCATTCTCACTTTGATGAAGTAGTTTACAAGCATTCAGGTGGAGCGGGTGCAGGCAATGCACAGTTATCATTGAAGAGTCAAATTCCTGGTAAGGTTGTTTCAATTGCAGTATCTGAGGGTGATTCAGTAAAGAAGGGTGATGTTATTTGTACACTAGAATCAATGAAGATGCAAGTTTCGGTAAAGGCTCACAAAGATGGAGTTGTAAAGTCTCTCAAAATTAAAGAAACAGCAACTGTTGCCAAAGGCGACCCTATTGCTGATATTGAATAA
- a CDS encoding complex I subunit 4 family protein, producing MEYALLQAVFLPLLLSPIAYIIGRKVGPTPAMWFTFAILLYTTVLVINAALSGTVEEHYPWTEQFGEFGFLLDGLASPFAIMIYVLSTILVLYSKPYMIHKFHEQFEEEHHINTSSSGQTSVVESSSLSNYVNAKSGLYFALYLVFAMGMLGTVLSTNLIEFYIFFEVMLIPGFFLVAFWGDGPRRKIGLMFLFWTHAGAVVLLLGFLMIGLSLGSFDFVDIRESEIPQDIVMISAVAIAIGLGVKLAVFMFHIWLPYVHGSAPTPISALLSPAMIGIGAYGIFRLIVEFLPATFAELSIWFHIWGLVTMIYGGAMALMQDDLKRLLAYSSISQMGYLLFGIGSMSALGLSGAEMMYVTHAIGKGILFMMAGIIIVKVGTRSISKLGGLAGKMPITAVCAVIGALTIMGVPPTSGFMGEWVLFYGALETAIEEGSTIRAVTFGLGLVATALTMSYMLWMLKRVFFGKTPEHLENVKEGSWYMTAPMMVLAGFSIVVGIYPDIFFKTIIPYMNGVLGV from the coding sequence ATGGAATATGCATTATTACAGGCAGTTTTCTTGCCGTTACTTCTATCTCCAATTGCTTACATCATTGGAAGAAAAGTAGGTCCAACACCTGCAATGTGGTTCACATTTGCAATTTTACTCTACACCACAGTTCTTGTAATTAATGCCGCACTTTCTGGAACTGTAGAGGAACATTATCCATGGACAGAACAGTTTGGCGAATTTGGTTTCTTATTGGATGGCTTAGCATCACCATTTGCAATAATGATTTACGTGCTATCTACAATCCTGGTACTTTACTCAAAACCATACATGATTCACAAATTCCATGAACAGTTTGAAGAAGAACACCACATCAATACATCTTCAAGTGGCCAAACTTCTGTAGTTGAATCATCCTCTCTTTCAAATTATGTCAATGCTAAATCTGGACTATACTTTGCATTGTATCTTGTCTTTGCAATGGGGATGCTTGGAACCGTTCTCTCAACTAATTTAATTGAATTTTACATTTTCTTTGAAGTGATGTTGATTCCTGGTTTCTTTTTGGTTGCATTTTGGGGTGATGGGCCAAGAAGAAAAATTGGTTTAATGTTCTTGTTTTGGACTCATGCTGGAGCAGTTGTTTTATTATTGGGATTTTTGATGATTGGTCTTTCTCTAGGCAGTTTTGATTTTGTAGATATTCGTGAATCAGAAATTCCTCAAGATATTGTTATGATTTCTGCAGTAGCAATTGCAATAGGGCTTGGAGTTAAACTGGCCGTCTTTATGTTCCATATCTGGCTTCCTTATGTTCACGGTTCTGCACCAACACCAATCAGTGCATTATTGTCCCCAGCAATGATCGGAATTGGAGCATATGGTATTTTTAGATTAATTGTTGAATTCTTACCTGCAACGTTTGCAGAGCTTTCAATATGGTTCCACATTTGGGGACTAGTTACAATGATTTATGGTGGTGCAATGGCGCTGATGCAGGATGATTTGAAACGCCTTCTTGCATATTCCAGTATAAGCCAGATGGGTTATCTTTTGTTTGGAATTGGTTCAATGTCTGCTCTAGGTCTTTCAGGTGCCGAGATGATGTATGTAACACATGCAATAGGAAAAGGCATCCTCTTCATGATGGCTGGAATTATTATTGTTAAAGTTGGAACGCGTAGTATTTCTAAACTTGGAGGATTGGCAGGAAAGATGCCAATTACAGCAGTATGTGCGGTAATTGGTGCGTTAACAATTATGGGTGTGCCACCAACTAGTGGATTTATGGGTGAATGGGTTCTGTTTTATGGTGCATTGGAGACTGCAATTGAAGAGGGCTCTACAATTAGAGCAGTAACGTTTGGGTTGGGTCTTGTTGCAACTGCACTTACAATGTCTTACATGCTTTGGATGCTAAAACGTGTATTCTTTGGTAAAACTCCTGAACATCTTGAAAATGTAAAAGAAGGAAGTTGGTACATGACTGCCCCTATGATGGTATTGGCAGGATTCTCTATTGTAGTTGGAATTTATCCAGATATTTTCTTCAAAACAATTATTCCATACATGAATGGAGTGTTGGGAGTTTAG
- the nuoK gene encoding NADH-quinone oxidoreductase subunit NuoK, giving the protein MTSELVDFTLVSVALLGIGIYGLAVKRNFIRMLFAVEIIINAANLNLVAFGRFLPHSGGQTLALFSIAIAAAEVAVGLSLIIVAYRMYQNVDIADFRSLKG; this is encoded by the coding sequence ATGACCAGCGAGCTAGTTGATTTTACCCTTGTATCTGTTGCTTTACTGGGTATAGGAATTTACGGTCTTGCAGTAAAACGTAACTTTATTCGAATGTTGTTTGCAGTTGAAATAATCATCAATGCTGCAAATCTTAACCTTGTGGCATTTGGTAGATTTTTACCTCATAGCGGTGGTCAGACTTTGGCTTTATTCTCAATTGCAATTGCTGCGGCAGAAGTAGCAGTTGGATTGTCTTTGATTATTGTTGCTTATCGTATGTATCAAAATGTCGATATTGCAGACTTTAGGAGTTTGAAAGGCTAA
- a CDS encoding NADH-quinone oxidoreductase subunit B, whose amino-acid sequence MLKDLVTPENANVFVGKLGDILEKAIDKPLGYAINWGRIWSLWPVHIETACCSVEFGAASSPRYDVERFGIIEAFGSLRQCDLVVVQGTITRKMAPRLRLVYDQMPEPKYVIAMGACAITGGLYFDSYNVLPGIDGVIPVDVYVPGCPPRPETLIQGCMLLQEKIKRMKARKFV is encoded by the coding sequence TTGCTTAAAGATTTAGTTACACCAGAAAATGCGAATGTCTTTGTCGGAAAGTTAGGAGACATTTTGGAAAAAGCAATTGATAAACCATTGGGCTATGCCATCAATTGGGGTCGAATTTGGTCACTCTGGCCTGTCCATATTGAAACAGCTTGTTGTAGTGTTGAATTTGGCGCCGCATCGAGTCCTAGGTATGATGTTGAAAGATTTGGTATCATAGAAGCATTTGGTTCACTTAGACAATGTGATCTAGTTGTTGTTCAAGGAACTATTACGAGAAAAATGGCACCACGTCTTAGATTAGTTTATGATCAAATGCCAGAACCAAAATATGTTATTGCTATGGGAGCTTGTGCTATTACTGGAGGATTGTATTTTGATTCATACAACGTACTTCCAGGAATTGATGGAGTCATTCCAGTTGATGTCTATGTTCCAGGTTGCCCACCTAGACCTGAAACTCTCATCCAAGGATGTATGTTGTTACAAGAGAAAATCAAGAGAATGAAGGCTAGGAAGTTTGTATAA
- a CDS encoding NADH-quinone oxidoreductase subunit I yields MGTATGIIRALNSGIKHIAVKRFTLRYPEEKLKFVGDGYQFDPSTGVGIAGLKGRHMLFHDHCTGCQLCSIACEGVAEAIAMVKVPEEQKQNKKSIMPQIDYGKCVFCGLCVDACPFYALYMTNDYELSSFSKEGLIYTPAQLAVKPYVAQDSEIQITDRGATHG; encoded by the coding sequence ATGGGAACTGCAACAGGTATTATTCGCGCATTAAACTCTGGAATTAAACATATTGCAGTAAAGCGATTTACACTTCGTTATCCTGAAGAGAAATTAAAATTTGTAGGAGATGGATATCAATTTGATCCTTCAACGGGTGTTGGAATTGCTGGACTTAAGGGCCGTCATATGTTATTTCATGATCACTGTACTGGTTGTCAATTATGTTCTATAGCATGTGAAGGTGTTGCAGAAGCTATTGCAATGGTAAAAGTACCAGAAGAACAAAAACAAAATAAAAAATCTATCATGCCTCAAATTGATTATGGAAAATGTGTCTTCTGTGGCCTTTGTGTAGATGCATGTCCATTTTATGCACTTTACATGACAAATGATTATGAACTCTCTTCATTTTCAAAAGAAGGTTTGATCTATACTCCTGCTCAACTTGCTGTAAAACCATATGTTGCTCAGGACAGTGAAATTCAGATTACTGATAGAGGTGCCACACATGGCTGA
- a CDS encoding NADH-quinone oxidoreductase subunit D, producing the protein MTTELPPGLALQKVDERIMTLNVGPQHPGSGHMRIIVQIDGDYIVACDPDPGYVHRGEEKMAEYRNYITNIPHLERPVIHDSCNILYPYVLGVEEIVGIEVPERAKYVRVIASELNRCIYTMYWLAIYGIFLGHSTMFMWPAGDRELLIDLMEKMTGARVTHAHFVPGGVRNDLPPNFEDVCLRQVNYFEKRIKEYAAVFYDNPILISRTRDTGILSRQDAIRLGTTGSVLRASGVDYDLRLKEPYDVYDELDVHTNVMKEGDSYARSRVPWLDMMESCNIIRQALQKMPKSGSVRTKLKPNPKGKGLNSVYKRVESGRGSLGCYIVSDGKTEPYRLKMSVGSFRNLIALPYLLKGEKLGNMPSVYWSLNYWPVEADR; encoded by the coding sequence ATGACTACTGAACTGCCTCCTGGATTAGCACTCCAAAAAGTTGACGAGAGAATTATGACCCTCAATGTTGGACCACAACATCCTGGTTCTGGTCACATGAGAATTATTGTTCAAATTGATGGTGATTATATTGTTGCATGTGATCCTGATCCAGGGTATGTTCATCGTGGTGAGGAAAAAATGGCAGAATATAGAAACTATATTACAAATATTCCTCACTTAGAAAGACCAGTAATTCATGATTCATGTAATATTCTTTATCCCTATGTTTTAGGAGTTGAAGAAATTGTTGGAATTGAAGTTCCTGAACGTGCAAAATATGTTAGAGTAATTGCATCTGAGCTGAATCGATGTATTTACACAATGTATTGGCTGGCAATTTATGGTATTTTCTTAGGCCATTCTACAATGTTTATGTGGCCAGCTGGTGATCGTGAACTCTTAATTGATTTAATGGAAAAAATGACTGGTGCCAGAGTTACACATGCACACTTTGTTCCGGGCGGAGTCAGAAATGATTTGCCACCAAACTTTGAAGATGTTTGTTTGCGCCAAGTAAATTATTTTGAAAAACGTATCAAAGAATATGCTGCAGTGTTCTATGATAACCCCATTCTGATTTCTAGAACTCGAGATACTGGTATTCTTTCCCGTCAAGATGCTATTCGACTTGGCACAACTGGTTCTGTACTTCGTGCAAGTGGTGTAGATTATGATCTTCGATTGAAAGAACCATATGATGTCTACGATGAATTAGATGTTCATACAAATGTGATGAAAGAAGGTGATTCTTATGCACGATCTAGAGTTCCATGGCTTGACATGATGGAAAGTTGTAATATCATTAGACAAGCATTGCAAAAAATGCCAAAGTCAGGATCTGTTAGAACTAAACTAAAACCAAATCCAAAAGGTAAAGGACTTAATTCAGTCTATAAACGGGTTGAATCTGGAAGAGGTTCTTTAGGATGTTATATTGTATCTGATGGGAAAACAGAACCATACAGACTGAAGATGAGTGTTGGTTCTTTTAGAAACTTGATTGCATTACCATATCTACTCAAAGGTGAAAAGCTTGGCAACATGCCATCTGTTTATTGGAGTCTTAACTATTGGCCAGTGGAGGCAGACCGATAA
- a CDS encoding acetyl-CoA carboxylase biotin carboxylase subunit, translating to MIEKVLIANRGEIALRVIRTCKALGIKTVAVYSDEDYNSMHVKQASEAYHIGEAAPAKSYLNQEKILEVMLSAGADAVHPGYGFLSENDDFARLCEKNKINFIGPSADSMNLCGDKMRCKAAMLKAKVPTVPGSPDLVKDVEEAVSIANDIGYPVLLKSVYGGGGRGIRLANNDKELREGFVSVTGESIAAVGKSAILVEKFLEKTRHIEYQMARDKHGNTVHIFERECSIQRRNQKLIEQTPSPVVDEEIRERIGEIVCNAAKAVDYTNLGTAEFLRADNGDFYFIEINARLQVEHPITEYVSGLDLVKLQLDIANGEEIPFKQSDLKMNGYAIECRINAEDTFLDFAPSTGPVPNVTIPAGPGVRCDTYLYPGCTVSPFYDSLMAKLVTWGQTFEESRTRMLAALNDFYIQGVETSIPLYKTILSSEEYKNGQLSTDFLKRFDMIDRLTEDLKNEKIDKSEAAIAAAVIHSEYLKSRIQNDVSASSNWKYKLD from the coding sequence ATGATTGAGAAAGTACTGATTGCAAACAGAGGAGAAATAGCTTTACGTGTTATTAGAACTTGTAAGGCACTTGGAATCAAAACTGTTGCAGTATATTCTGATGAAGATTACAATTCTATGCATGTAAAACAAGCCTCAGAAGCATATCATATTGGAGAAGCTGCTCCTGCAAAATCATATCTTAATCAAGAAAAAATTCTTGAAGTGATGTTGTCTGCAGGTGCTGATGCTGTTCATCCCGGTTATGGTTTTCTTTCTGAAAATGATGATTTTGCAAGATTATGTGAGAAAAATAAAATTAATTTTATTGGTCCTTCAGCTGATTCAATGAATCTCTGTGGAGATAAAATGAGATGTAAAGCTGCAATGCTCAAAGCTAAAGTTCCAACTGTTCCAGGAAGTCCAGACTTGGTAAAAGATGTTGAAGAAGCTGTATCTATTGCAAATGATATTGGGTATCCAGTTTTACTTAAATCAGTTTATGGTGGTGGAGGGCGTGGAATTAGACTTGCAAACAATGACAAAGAACTACGAGAAGGATTTGTATCAGTTACTGGAGAATCAATTGCGGCTGTAGGAAAATCTGCAATACTGGTTGAAAAATTCCTAGAGAAAACAAGACACATTGAATATCAAATGGCAAGAGACAAGCATGGTAACACTGTTCATATCTTTGAGAGAGAGTGTTCAATTCAAAGACGCAATCAGAAATTAATTGAGCAAACCCCCTCTCCTGTAGTAGATGAAGAGATTCGTGAACGTATAGGTGAAATTGTTTGCAATGCAGCCAAAGCCGTAGATTACACAAATCTGGGTACAGCAGAATTTCTAAGGGCGGATAATGGTGATTTTTATTTCATTGAAATTAATGCTAGATTGCAAGTAGAACATCCAATTACCGAATATGTTTCTGGATTAGATTTGGTAAAATTACAATTAGACATTGCAAATGGCGAGGAAATTCCATTCAAACAAAGCGATTTGAAAATGAATGGATATGCAATAGAATGCAGAATTAATGCCGAAGATACTTTCTTAGACTTTGCACCTTCAACAGGACCCGTTCCAAATGTTACAATTCCTGCAGGCCCGGGTGTTAGATGTGATACTTACTTGTATCCTGGATGTACCGTATCTCCATTTTATGATTCACTTATGGCAAAACTTGTAACATGGGGCCAAACATTTGAGGAATCAAGAACAAGAATGCTTGCAGCATTAAATGATTTTTACATTCAAGGTGTTGAGACATCAATTCCATTATACAAAACAATTCTATCTTCTGAAGAATACAAAAATGGTCAACTTTCTACTGATTTCCTTAAACGATTTGATATGATTGATAGATTGACTGAAGATCTAAAGAATGAAAAAATTGATAAAAGTGAAGCTGCAATTGCTGCTGCAGTAATTCATTCTGAATACCTTAAGAGTCGTATACAAAATGATGTATCTGCAAGCTCTAATTGGAAATACAAATTGGATTGA
- a CDS encoding NADH-quinone oxidoreductase subunit A, with the protein MFGFAVAAMAPALIISRMISPRKRSNPVKFLPMECGQVPTGEGRTHFMMQYYPYILMFVVFDVMAIFLYAWGSALLELPKSATLPMMGFLAIMFGAMAFALYQSGRRRIW; encoded by the coding sequence ATGTTTGGCTTTGCTGTAGCAGCAATGGCTCCTGCGTTAATTATTTCTAGAATGATTTCTCCAAGAAAACGAAGTAATCCTGTCAAGTTTTTGCCAATGGAATGTGGCCAAGTTCCAACAGGTGAAGGAAGAACTCATTTCATGATGCAGTATTACCCATACATTCTGATGTTTGTGGTTTTTGATGTGATGGCAATTTTCTTGTATGCGTGGGGTAGTGCTCTTTTAGAACTTCCTAAAAGTGCAACATTGCCAATGATGGGATTTTTAGCAATCATGTTTGGAGCAATGGCATTTGCGTTATATCAATCAGGGAGAAGGAGAATATGGTAG